The following coding sequences lie in one Chelonia mydas isolate rCheMyd1 chromosome 6, rCheMyd1.pri.v2, whole genome shotgun sequence genomic window:
- the LOC102938422 gene encoding uncharacterized protein LOC102938422 isoform X2, whose protein sequence is MHMQNTVQELLKISCHFVTSHKDDFDEFMLSNNDVVLRSIAEDLRNCLPIEAMLNSEHLAIQKILEQPEPTVHVDAFLYDDDIIDSLCEKGKMSRNYCVVCGSHKTAPLEFISHSFSLMELKFLYQYALPDLTGKILVDVGSRLGAVLFGADVFWHSYFPQNSPFGQKLSMIGLSPKGYLYSSASQLYGVEMNADFCQLQEMIITKYQFTDRVKVLHSDICTQASLLQNADVVVMNNVFEYFLDRLEQARAWEFMSHNMRKKGSLLVTVPSLEESISNLQTDILLSQWVEEMKLDYDVYMEKDIDREALEQIHLYKIL, encoded by the exons ATGCACATGCAGAATACTGTGCAAGAGCTGCTTAAAATAAGCTGCCATTTTGTGACCTCCCACAAAG ATGACTTTGATGAATTCATGTTGAGTAATAATGATGTTGTGCTCAGAAGTATTGCTGAAGATCTTCGGAATTGCTTACCCATTGAGGCAATGCTTAACTCAGAACATCTTGCGATTCAAAAA ATACTTGAGCAGCCAGAGCCAACAGTTCATGTTGATGCATTCCTTTATGATGATGACATTATTGATTCATTGTGTGAGAAGGGGAAAATGAGTAGAAACTACTGTGTAGTGTGTGGCTCACACAAGACCGCACCTTTAG AGTTTATTTCTCATTCCTTTTCCCTCATGGAACTGAAGTTTCTTTATCAGTATGCGTTGCCTGACCTGACAGGAAAGATTCTGGTTGACGTTGGCTCCAGGCTTGGTGCAGTGCTATTTGGG GCTGATGTTTTCTGGCATTCATACTTTCCCCAAAATTCTCCTTTTGGACAGAAACTTTCCATGATTGGTCTGAGTCCAAAG GGCTATCTTTACAGCTCAGCATCccagctgtatggagtggaaatgaATGCAGACTTTTGCCAGTTGCAAGAAATGATAATCACAAAATACCAATTTACAGACAGAGTAAAG GTGCTTCATTCAGACATCTGTACTCAGGCTTCACTCCTTCAAAATGCTGATGTTGTTGTAATGAATAATGTCTTTGAATATTTTCTTGACAGACTGGAACAGGCCAG aGCCTGGGAATTTATGAGTCATAATATGAGGAAAAAAGGGTCATTATTAGTGACAGTCCCAAGCCTTGAAGAATCTATCTCAAACTTACAG ACGGATATACTGCTCAGCCAGTGGGTAGAAGAAATGAAATTGGACTATGATGTATACATGGAAAAGGATATTGATAGAGAAGCACTTGAACAAATTCATTTGTACAAGATTCTCTAG
- the LOC102938422 gene encoding uncharacterized protein LOC102938422 isoform X1, with product MDFVGARSAVLAVLRGARAGDRSRLLHWMRTTNDFDEFMLSNNDVVLRSIAEDLRNCLPIEAMLNSEHLAIQKILEQPEPTVHVDAFLYDDDIIDSLCEKGKMSRNYCVVCGSHKTAPLEFISHSFSLMELKFLYQYALPDLTGKILVDVGSRLGAVLFGADVFWHSYFPQNSPFGQKLSMIGLSPKGYLYSSASQLYGVEMNADFCQLQEMIITKYQFTDRVKVLHSDICTQASLLQNADVVVMNNVFEYFLDRLEQARAWEFMSHNMRKKGSLLVTVPSLEESISNLQTDILLSQWVEEMKLDYDVYMEKDIDREALEQIHLYKIL from the exons ATGACTTTGATGAATTCATGTTGAGTAATAATGATGTTGTGCTCAGAAGTATTGCTGAAGATCTTCGGAATTGCTTACCCATTGAGGCAATGCTTAACTCAGAACATCTTGCGATTCAAAAA ATACTTGAGCAGCCAGAGCCAACAGTTCATGTTGATGCATTCCTTTATGATGATGACATTATTGATTCATTGTGTGAGAAGGGGAAAATGAGTAGAAACTACTGTGTAGTGTGTGGCTCACACAAGACCGCACCTTTAG AGTTTATTTCTCATTCCTTTTCCCTCATGGAACTGAAGTTTCTTTATCAGTATGCGTTGCCTGACCTGACAGGAAAGATTCTGGTTGACGTTGGCTCCAGGCTTGGTGCAGTGCTATTTGGG GCTGATGTTTTCTGGCATTCATACTTTCCCCAAAATTCTCCTTTTGGACAGAAACTTTCCATGATTGGTCTGAGTCCAAAG GGCTATCTTTACAGCTCAGCATCccagctgtatggagtggaaatgaATGCAGACTTTTGCCAGTTGCAAGAAATGATAATCACAAAATACCAATTTACAGACAGAGTAAAG GTGCTTCATTCAGACATCTGTACTCAGGCTTCACTCCTTCAAAATGCTGATGTTGTTGTAATGAATAATGTCTTTGAATATTTTCTTGACAGACTGGAACAGGCCAG aGCCTGGGAATTTATGAGTCATAATATGAGGAAAAAAGGGTCATTATTAGTGACAGTCCCAAGCCTTGAAGAATCTATCTCAAACTTACAG ACGGATATACTGCTCAGCCAGTGGGTAGAAGAAATGAAATTGGACTATGATGTATACATGGAAAAGGATATTGATAGAGAAGCACTTGAACAAATTCATTTGTACAAGATTCTCTAG
- the LOC102938422 gene encoding uncharacterized protein LOC102938422 isoform X5 produces the protein MLSNNDVVLRSIAEDLRNCLPIEAMLNSEHLAIQKILEQPEPTVHVDAFLYDDDIIDSLCEKGKMSRNYCVVCGSHKTAPLEFISHSFSLMELKFLYQYALPDLTGKILVDVGSRLGAVLFGADVFWHSYFPQNSPFGQKLSMIGLSPKGYLYSSASQLYGVEMNADFCQLQEMIITKYQFTDRVKVLHSDICTQASLLQNADVVVMNNVFEYFLDRLEQARAWEFMSHNMRKKGSLLVTVPSLEESISNLQTDILLSQWVEEMKLDYDVYMEKDIDREALEQIHLYKIL, from the exons ATGTTGAGTAATAATGATGTTGTGCTCAGAAGTATTGCTGAAGATCTTCGGAATTGCTTACCCATTGAGGCAATGCTTAACTCAGAACATCTTGCGATTCAAAAA ATACTTGAGCAGCCAGAGCCAACAGTTCATGTTGATGCATTCCTTTATGATGATGACATTATTGATTCATTGTGTGAGAAGGGGAAAATGAGTAGAAACTACTGTGTAGTGTGTGGCTCACACAAGACCGCACCTTTAG AGTTTATTTCTCATTCCTTTTCCCTCATGGAACTGAAGTTTCTTTATCAGTATGCGTTGCCTGACCTGACAGGAAAGATTCTGGTTGACGTTGGCTCCAGGCTTGGTGCAGTGCTATTTGGG GCTGATGTTTTCTGGCATTCATACTTTCCCCAAAATTCTCCTTTTGGACAGAAACTTTCCATGATTGGTCTGAGTCCAAAG GGCTATCTTTACAGCTCAGCATCccagctgtatggagtggaaatgaATGCAGACTTTTGCCAGTTGCAAGAAATGATAATCACAAAATACCAATTTACAGACAGAGTAAAG GTGCTTCATTCAGACATCTGTACTCAGGCTTCACTCCTTCAAAATGCTGATGTTGTTGTAATGAATAATGTCTTTGAATATTTTCTTGACAGACTGGAACAGGCCAG aGCCTGGGAATTTATGAGTCATAATATGAGGAAAAAAGGGTCATTATTAGTGACAGTCCCAAGCCTTGAAGAATCTATCTCAAACTTACAG ACGGATATACTGCTCAGCCAGTGGGTAGAAGAAATGAAATTGGACTATGATGTATACATGGAAAAGGATATTGATAGAGAAGCACTTGAACAAATTCATTTGTACAAGATTCTCTAG
- the LOC102938422 gene encoding uncharacterized protein LOC102938422 isoform X7 encodes MLSNNDVVLRSIAEDLRNCLPIEAMLNSEHLAIQKILEQPEPTVHVDAFLYDDDIIDSLCEKGKMSRNYCVVCGSHKTAPLEFISHSFSLMELKFLYQYALPDLTGKILVDVGSRLGAVLFGGYLYSSASQLYGVEMNADFCQLQEMIITKYQFTDRVKVLHSDICTQASLLQNADVVVMNNVFEYFLDRLEQARAWEFMSHNMRKKGSLLVTVPSLEESISNLQTDILLSQWVEEMKLDYDVYMEKDIDREALEQIHLYKIL; translated from the exons ATGTTGAGTAATAATGATGTTGTGCTCAGAAGTATTGCTGAAGATCTTCGGAATTGCTTACCCATTGAGGCAATGCTTAACTCAGAACATCTTGCGATTCAAAAA ATACTTGAGCAGCCAGAGCCAACAGTTCATGTTGATGCATTCCTTTATGATGATGACATTATTGATTCATTGTGTGAGAAGGGGAAAATGAGTAGAAACTACTGTGTAGTGTGTGGCTCACACAAGACCGCACCTTTAG AGTTTATTTCTCATTCCTTTTCCCTCATGGAACTGAAGTTTCTTTATCAGTATGCGTTGCCTGACCTGACAGGAAAGATTCTGGTTGACGTTGGCTCCAGGCTTGGTGCAGTGCTATTTGGG GGCTATCTTTACAGCTCAGCATCccagctgtatggagtggaaatgaATGCAGACTTTTGCCAGTTGCAAGAAATGATAATCACAAAATACCAATTTACAGACAGAGTAAAG GTGCTTCATTCAGACATCTGTACTCAGGCTTCACTCCTTCAAAATGCTGATGTTGTTGTAATGAATAATGTCTTTGAATATTTTCTTGACAGACTGGAACAGGCCAG aGCCTGGGAATTTATGAGTCATAATATGAGGAAAAAAGGGTCATTATTAGTGACAGTCCCAAGCCTTGAAGAATCTATCTCAAACTTACAG ACGGATATACTGCTCAGCCAGTGGGTAGAAGAAATGAAATTGGACTATGATGTATACATGGAAAAGGATATTGATAGAGAAGCACTTGAACAAATTCATTTGTACAAGATTCTCTAG